GCCCGAGCAAAGCGCCGCCGGCTCAACCGGCGACCAGTACCCGTATCGCCTCCAGCCGCAAGGCTGCCTTTTCCAATGCCGCCAGGCCGTCTTCGCGTTGCTGGCGCAGGGCTTCGATCTCGCTGTCGCGCACGCTCGGGTTGACTGCCTGCAGGGCTACCAGTCGCGCCAGCTCCTCATCCAGACCAGCCTTCAGCTTGCGTTGCGCCTCGGCAACGCGCTCGCTGTGGCGAGGCCCGATCTTGGCTTCGGCGGCGGCGATCTGGGTGGCCAGCACGTCGCGCTGGGCCTGGACGAACTTGTTGGCACTGGCCCGCGGCACGCTTTCCAGCTGATCGTTGAGCGTATCGAAGGCCACCTTCGAGGCCAGGTCGTTGCCATTGCCGTCGAGCAGGCAGCGCAGCGCCAACGGCGGCAGGAAGCGGCTGAGCTGCAGCACGCGCGGCGCCACCACCTCGCTGACGAACAGCAGTTCGAGCAGCACGGTGCCCGGCTTGAGCGCCTTGTTCTTGATCAGCGCGACGGCGGTGTTGCCCATGGAGCCGGACAGCACCAGGTCCATGCCGCCCTGCACCATGGGATGTTCCCAAGTGAGGAACTGCATGTCCTCGCGGGCCAGGGCCTGCTCGCGGTCGTAGGTGATGGTCACGGCCTCGTCGTCGCCCAGCGGGAAGCTGGCATCCAGCATCTTCTCGCTGGGGCGCAGCACCAGGGCGTTTTCCGAGTGATCCTCGCTATCGATGCCGAACGCGTCGAACAGCTGCTCCATATAGATCGGCAGGGCGAACTGGTCGTCCTGCTCCTCGATGGCTTCGACCAGCGCCTTGCCTTGTTCGCCGCCGCCGGAATTGAGCTCCAGCAGACGGTCGCGACCACTGTGCAGCTCGGCTTCGAGACGCTCGCGCTCGGCGCGGGCCTCGTCGATCAGCTGTTGATAGGCATCGTCGTCACCTTCTTCCAGCTGTGCCAGCAGCCGCTGACCGAAGCGGTGCTGCAGTGCGTTGCCGGTCGGGCAGGTGTTGAGGAAGGCGTTCAGCGCCTGGTGATACCACTGGAACAGGCGCTCCTGCGGGCTGGTTTCCAGGTACGGCACGTGCAGCTGGATGGTGTGCTGCTGGCCGATGCGGTCGAGACGGCCGATGCGCTGCTCGAGAAGGTCCGGGTGCGCCGGCAGATCGAACAGCACCAGATGGTGGCTGAACTGGAAGTTGCGGCCTTCGCTGCCGATTTCCGAGCAGATCAGCACCTGCGCGCCGAACTCCTCGTCGGCGAAGTAGGCCGCGGCGCGGTCGCGTTCGAGGATGCTCATGCCTTCGTGGAATACCGTGGCCGGGATGCCGGAGCGCACGCGCAGCGCGTCCTCCAGATCCAGCGCAGTCTCGGCGTGGGCGCAGATGACCAGCACCTTGTACTTCTTCAGCATCTTCAGGGTGTCGATCAGCCACTCGACACGCGGGTCGAACTGCCACCAGCGGTTCTGCTCGTCGGCCGGTTCCTGCTGACTCTGGAAGGCGACTTCCGGATACAGCTCGGCGTGCTCGCCCAGCGGCAGCTCCATGTATTCGGCCGGGCAGGGCAGCGGGTAGGGGTGCAGCTGGCGCTCGGGAAAGCCCTGCACGGCGGCGCGCGTATTGCGGAACAGCAGGCGGCCGGTGCCGTGACGGTCGAGCAGCTCGCGGATCAGCCGACTGCTGGCCTCAATGTCGCCATCGGTGGCGGCGGCCAGCAGGGCTTCGCCCTCGGCGCCGAGGAAATCGTGGATAGTTTGGTGTGCCTGCTGCGAGAGACGACCCTCGTCGAGCAGTTCCTGCACGGCTTCGGCCACTGGCTGATAGCTGGAGCTCTCGGCGCGGAAGGCATCGAGGTCATGGAAACGATTCGGATCGAGCAGGCGCAGACGTGCGAAGTGGCTGTCCAGGCCGAGCTGTTCGGGTGTCGCGGTCAGCAGCAGCACGCCGGGAATCACTTCAGCCAGCTGTTCGACCAGCGTGTATTCGGCGCTGGCGCCTTCCGGATGCCAGACCAGGTGATGC
This DNA window, taken from Pseudomonas sp. FeN3W, encodes the following:
- the rapA gene encoding RNA polymerase-associated protein RapA; the protein is MAQQYLPGQRWISDSEAELGLGTILTQDGRMLTVLYPATGETRQYATRSAPLTRVRFVPGDEITHFEGWKMTVREVDDVDGLLVYHGLTAQNEARTLPETQLSNFIQFRLASDRLFAGQIDPLAWFSLRYHTLQHQSAQLQSSLWGLGGVRAQPIAHQLHIAKEVADRIAPRVLLADEVGLGKTIEAGLILHRQLLSGRASRVLILVPENLQHQWLVEMRRRFNLEVALFDAERFIESDARNPFEDTQLALVSLEWLKEDERAQDAAFAAGWDLLVVDEAHHLVWHPEGASAEYTLVEQLAEVIPGVLLLTATPEQLGLDSHFARLRLLDPNRFHDLDAFRAESSSYQPVAEAVQELLDEGRLSQQAHQTIHDFLGAEGEALLAAATDGDIEASSRLIRELLDRHGTGRLLFRNTRAAVQGFPERQLHPYPLPCPAEYMELPLGEHAELYPEVAFQSQQEPADEQNRWWQFDPRVEWLIDTLKMLKKYKVLVICAHAETALDLEDALRVRSGIPATVFHEGMSILERDRAAAYFADEEFGAQVLICSEIGSEGRNFQFSHHLVLFDLPAHPDLLEQRIGRLDRIGQQHTIQLHVPYLETSPQERLFQWYHQALNAFLNTCPTGNALQHRFGQRLLAQLEEGDDDAYQQLIDEARAERERLEAELHSGRDRLLELNSGGGEQGKALVEAIEEQDDQFALPIYMEQLFDAFGIDSEDHSENALVLRPSEKMLDASFPLGDDEAVTITYDREQALAREDMQFLTWEHPMVQGGMDLVLSGSMGNTAVALIKNKALKPGTVLLELLFVSEVVAPRVLQLSRFLPPLALRCLLDGNGNDLASKVAFDTLNDQLESVPRASANKFVQAQRDVLATQIAAAEAKIGPRHSERVAEAQRKLKAGLDEELARLVALQAVNPSVRDSEIEALRQQREDGLAALEKAALRLEAIRVLVAG